From one Planktothrix agardhii NIES-204 genomic stretch:
- a CDS encoding glycosyl transferase group 1 codes for MSRNRPSVLLTTEGTYPFHKGGVSTWCHVLTQELPEIDFKLFAIVANPYLPLRYNLSANVKQVVKLPLWGIDDPVEYSWHSPFSNAIRSKFQTTPKVIATQFLPRFEKFIQAILFEDLDINQLGELLLDIHKYFLHYDYHITMMSASVWSVYQQLACSNWQIESERVEPTINELAEAIRLLYRFFLAINIPVPHTDITHSSAAAFCGLPCVIAKLERGTPYLLTEHGINIREQYLNLNRSIPSVFVRRFLYKVVEAVVRLNYHFADQVSPVCEYNARWEKWWGVPPENIKVIYNGADPEQFHPTPPVQKERPQVMNMGLIFPLKGQLDLIEAAAIVRDKIPNVEFRFYGKASDEGYYAECLRRVEKYGIEKNINFAGFTSEPWRAYSEADVVAMSSISEGFPYAVIEAMLSGATIVSTDVGGVSEALGDTGLMVKAGRPPELAAAILKLLELPETERRQFGQRACDRALDLFTQRRFLDLHLESYYRLINQPVSDLENQLQEVEVLKH; via the coding sequence ATGAGCCGAAACCGCCCTTCTGTACTCTTGACCACTGAAGGTACTTATCCCTTCCACAAAGGCGGGGTGAGTACCTGGTGTCATGTCTTAACCCAAGAACTCCCAGAAATTGATTTTAAACTGTTTGCCATTGTTGCCAACCCTTACCTCCCCCTACGATATAACTTATCAGCCAATGTTAAACAAGTTGTAAAATTGCCTCTATGGGGAATAGATGACCCGGTTGAATATTCTTGGCATTCGCCATTTTCTAATGCAATTAGAAGTAAATTTCAGACGACCCCAAAAGTCATCGCCACTCAATTTTTACCCAGGTTTGAGAAATTTATACAAGCTATTCTTTTTGAAGATTTAGACATCAATCAATTGGGCGAACTACTGTTAGATATTCATAAATACTTTCTACATTATGACTACCATATAACCATGATGTCCGCCTCAGTCTGGTCAGTTTATCAACAGTTAGCCTGTAGTAACTGGCAAATTGAATCGGAGCGAGTTGAACCAACTATTAATGAATTAGCTGAAGCAATCCGTTTACTTTATCGTTTTTTCCTGGCAATTAATATTCCGGTTCCCCACACAGATATCACCCATTCCTCAGCCGCGGCATTTTGTGGTTTACCCTGCGTGATTGCCAAATTGGAACGGGGAACTCCCTATCTATTAACTGAACATGGGATTAATATTCGTGAACAATATCTTAATCTTAACCGTAGTATTCCTTCGGTGTTTGTGCGCCGATTTCTCTATAAAGTTGTGGAAGCTGTGGTCAGACTTAACTATCATTTTGCCGATCAAGTTTCACCAGTTTGTGAATATAATGCTCGTTGGGAAAAATGGTGGGGAGTACCTCCTGAAAACATAAAAGTTATCTACAATGGTGCAGACCCGGAACAATTTCATCCTACACCTCCAGTGCAAAAAGAACGCCCCCAGGTGATGAATATGGGTTTAATTTTTCCCTTAAAAGGTCAGTTAGATTTAATTGAAGCTGCTGCAATTGTGCGGGATAAAATTCCCAATGTGGAATTTCGTTTTTATGGCAAAGCATCCGATGAGGGATATTATGCTGAATGTTTAAGACGGGTAGAAAAATATGGGATTGAAAAAAATATCAACTTTGCGGGTTTTACCAGTGAACCTTGGCGTGCTTATAGTGAAGCTGATGTGGTAGCCATGTCTAGTATTTCGGAAGGGTTTCCCTATGCTGTGATTGAGGCAATGTTGTCTGGTGCTACGATTGTTTCTACTGACGTCGGGGGAGTCAGTGAAGCCCTGGGAGATACCGGGTTAATGGTCAAAGCTGGTCGCCCCCCAGAGTTAGCCGCTGCCATTCTCAAGTTATTAGAATTACCGGAAACTGAACGTCGCCAATTTGGTCAACGAGCTTGCGATCGCGCCTTGGATTTATTTACTCAAAGGCGGTTTTTAGATTTACATTTAGAGAGTTATTATCGACTCATAAATCAACCTGTTTCCGATTTAGAAAACCAGCTACAGGAAGTGGAAGTTTTGAAACATTAA
- a CDS encoding succinyldiaminopimelate transaminase — protein sequence MKFANRLDLLRSNVFADMDRAKSKAILAGQDLIDLSLGSSDLPVSDHIIQPIQESLSDPSTHGYLLFRNTQEFRETVAQWYSNRYGITLDPETEVLQLIGSQEGTAHLPLAILNPGDFALLQDPGYPSHLGGVYLAGGQMYPMPLVTENDFLPLFEDIPETVLKQSRMMVLSYPHNPTSATAPLSFFQKAVTFCQNHDLVLVHDFPYMDFVFPQGEQTIAELAPSILQADPNKTVSIEFFTFSKSYNMGGFRVGFAIGNAELILALRRIKAVVDFNQYQGILNGAIAALTGPQDHIARNMAVFAGRRDTFIDRMQTIGWNIPKPEATLYIWAKLPEPWSEDSMGFCQQLVEKTGVAASPGVGFGQSGEGYVRFALVHPPDVLATAVDRIAEFLQTSRPDLNP from the coding sequence ATGAAATTTGCTAATCGTTTAGACCTACTACGCTCTAATGTTTTTGCTGATATGGATCGAGCCAAATCCAAAGCAATATTGGCAGGACAAGACTTAATTGATTTATCCCTGGGTTCTTCAGATTTACCAGTTTCTGATCATATTATTCAACCGATCCAAGAATCTTTATCCGATCCAAGTACCCATGGTTATCTATTATTTCGCAATACTCAGGAGTTTCGAGAAACCGTAGCCCAGTGGTATAGCAATCGTTATGGTATTACCCTTGATCCCGAAACCGAGGTTTTACAATTAATTGGTTCCCAGGAAGGAACGGCCCATCTTCCCCTGGCCATTCTCAATCCAGGTGATTTTGCCCTACTCCAAGATCCGGGTTATCCCTCCCATCTGGGCGGGGTCTATTTAGCCGGAGGTCAAATGTATCCGATGCCCTTAGTCACGGAAAATGACTTTTTACCTCTGTTTGAGGATATTCCCGAAACCGTATTAAAACAATCTCGGATGATGGTCTTGAGTTATCCCCATAATCCCACCTCCGCCACGGCTCCTTTATCCTTTTTCCAGAAGGCTGTTACATTTTGCCAAAACCATGATTTAGTGTTAGTTCACGATTTCCCCTATATGGATTTTGTCTTTCCCCAGGGAGAACAAACCATTGCCGAATTAGCCCCATCTATTTTACAAGCCGATCCCAATAAAACCGTTTCCATTGAGTTCTTTACTTTTTCTAAGTCCTATAATATGGGGGGCTTTCGGGTGGGGTTTGCGATTGGCAATGCAGAATTAATTTTGGCTTTGCGCCGGATTAAAGCAGTGGTTGATTTTAACCAATATCAAGGAATTTTGAATGGAGCGATCGCAGCTTTAACCGGGCCACAGGATCATATTGCCCGGAATATGGCGGTTTTCGCAGGGCGGCGGGATACCTTTATTGACCGAATGCAGACTATTGGCTGGAATATCCCAAAACCCGAAGCGACCCTCTATATTTGGGCAAAACTCCCTGAGCCCTGGTCAGAGGATTCTATGGGTTTCTGTCAACAACTGGTGGAAAAAACTGGAGTCGCGGCCTCTCCGGGGGTAGGATTTGGCCAATCCGGTGAAGGATATGTCCGATTCGCCTTAGTTCATCCCCCAGACGTCTTAGCAACAGCAGTAGACCGGATTGCGGAGTTTCTGCAAACCTCTCGACCCGACCTTAACCCTTGA